The following coding sequences lie in one Cannabis sativa cultivar Pink pepper isolate KNU-18-1 chromosome 5, ASM2916894v1, whole genome shotgun sequence genomic window:
- the LOC133037735 gene encoding myrcene synthase, chloroplastic-like: MSTNNNNNINNIISRRSANYQPSLWHFDYVQSLSTPFKEGAYAKRVEKVKEEVRVMVKRAKEEEKPLSQLELIDVMQRLGISYHFENEINDILKDIYNNNNVCNTNKNVYANSLEFRLLRQHGYPVSQEIFSTCKDERGNFMVSTNNIKGMLSLYEASFYLVENEDGILEETRQTTKKYLEEYIIMIMEKQQSLLDQNNNNNNDYDYDYVYELVSHALELPLHWRMLRLESRWFIDVYEKRLDMNPTLLTLAKLDFNIVQSTYQDDLKYVFRWWKNTGLGEKLKFARDRMMVNFLWTIGVSFEPHYKSLRRMATKVNALITIIDDIYDVYGTLDELELFTNVVERWDVSAMNGLPEYIFFERTMSSLIRKIDGNHRGIALPLIQNRQIARESSIFSYTISHNITTTLNKGKTT, from the exons ATGTctaccaataataataataatattaataatattatttctcGAAGATCAGCAAACTATCAACCTTCACTTTGGCATTTTGATTATGTACAATCACTTTCTACCCCTTTCAAG GAAGGAGCATATGCCAAAAGAGTTGAGAAAGTAAAGGAAGAGGTAAGAGTAATGGTGAAGAGAGCAAAAGAGGAGGAGAAGCCTTTATCTCAACTTGAGCTAATTGATGTAATGCAAAGACTTGGAATCTCTTACCACTTTGAGAATGAAATTAATGACATattgaaagatatatataacaacAATAATGTGTGCAACACCAACAAAAATGTCTATGCCAATTCTCTTGAATTTAGACTCCTAAGACAACATGGTTATCCAGTGTCTCaag AAATTTTTAGTACGTGCAAAGATGAAAGAGGCAATTTTATGGTGTCTACCAATAATATCAAAGGAATGTTATCTTTATATGAAGCTTCATTCTATTTGGTAGAAAATGAAGATGGTATTTTGGAAGAGACAAGGCAAACAACAAAGAAATATCTTGAGGAATACATAATCATGATCATGGAAAAACAACAATcattattagatcaaaataataataataataatgattatgattatgattatgtTTATGAACTAGTGAGCCATGCATTGGAGCTTCCACTTCATTGGAGAATGTTAAGATTGGAGAGTAGGTGGTTTATTGATGTGTATGAGAAGAGACTAGACATGAACCCTACTCTACTTACCTTAGCTAAACTAGATTTCAACATTGTCCAATCAACATACCAAGATGACCTTAAATATGTTTTCAG GTGGTGGAAAAACACTGGTTTGGGAGAAAAGTTGAAATTTGCAAGAGATAGAATGATGGTGAATTTTTTATGGACAATAGGAGTTTCATTTGAGCCACACTACAAAAGTTTAAGAAGAATGGCTACAAAAGTAAATGctttaataacaataatagaTGACATATATGATGTTTATGGTACACTTGATGAATTGGAGCTCTTCACTAATGTGGTTGAGAG ATGGGATGTTAGTGCTATGAATGGGCTCCCtgagtatattttttttgaaagaaccaTGAGTtcattaattagaaaaattgatGGGAATCACCGGGGGATTGCCCTCCCCTTGATACAAAATCGCCAAATCGCTAGAGAGTCTAGCATTTTTAGCTACACCATCAGCCACAACATTACTACTACGCTTAATAAAGGAAAAACAACATAA